The Nesterenkonia xinjiangensis genome contains a region encoding:
- a CDS encoding alpha/beta hydrolase family protein, translating into MRRAVMMILAIAALLGLTAPAAHAETGFTRGPDPTDSSIEQTRGSYSVGERSISRFSADGFRGGTMHYPTGTDETFGVVAISPGYTAGESSISWLGPRLASFGFVAVTFDTNSRYDQPRQRATQLLSALDHAIDDDVVGPLIDEHRQAVMGHSMGGGGALQAAEDRDEIQAVVPLTPWNAKKNWSSVDAPTLIIGAEDDRTAPVRSHSIPFYESLANAEQRAYLELRGASHFAPNIPNTTIAKYSIAWLKRHLDDDVRFEQFLDPGPDTGWRTGISDWRLD; encoded by the coding sequence ATGAGACGCGCAGTCATGATGATCCTGGCCATCGCCGCTCTTCTCGGGCTGACCGCACCTGCCGCCCACGCCGAGACCGGGTTCACCCGTGGACCCGACCCCACAGACTCCTCCATCGAGCAGACCCGCGGCAGCTACAGCGTCGGAGAGCGCAGCATCTCACGGTTCAGCGCCGACGGCTTCCGCGGCGGCACGATGCACTACCCGACCGGCACTGACGAGACCTTCGGCGTCGTCGCCATCTCCCCCGGCTACACCGCCGGAGAATCCTCGATCTCCTGGCTGGGGCCCCGATTGGCCTCCTTCGGCTTCGTGGCAGTCACCTTCGACACCAACTCCCGCTATGACCAGCCGCGCCAGCGCGCCACCCAGCTGCTGAGCGCGCTGGACCACGCCATCGACGACGACGTCGTCGGCCCTCTCATCGATGAGCATCGCCAGGCCGTGATGGGGCATTCGATGGGCGGCGGCGGGGCCCTGCAGGCCGCCGAGGACAGGGACGAGATCCAGGCCGTGGTGCCGCTGACTCCGTGGAATGCGAAGAAGAACTGGAGCTCCGTGGACGCCCCCACCCTGATCATCGGGGCCGAGGACGACCGCACCGCCCCGGTGCGCAGCCACTCCATCCCGTTCTACGAGTCCCTGGCCAACGCCGAACAGCGCGCCTACCTGGAGCTGCGCGGAGCCAGCCACTTCGCCCCCAACATCCCCAACACGACCATCGCGAAATACAGCATCGCCTGGCTGAAGCGACACCTGGACGACGACGTGCGCTTCGAGCAGTTCCTGGACCCCGGCCCGGACACCGGCTGGCGCACTGGCATCTCGGACTGGCGCCTGGACTGA
- a CDS encoding sodium/glutamate symporter, whose translation MSPQSIGFAIVLLAAIMLLGKYLRVKVPFIQKLLLPSCIIAGFLGLILGPEVIGRLAEPLGIEWLADGGMFTADIFDVWGEMPGLLISVVFATLFLGSRIPSPKRVAKLAGPQLSIGVAYGSGQYVVGLLLALLVLAPLFGIDPMMGALIEIAFEGGHGTAGGMRPAFEDMGIPEAADLALAMATVGLVSAIVIGVAVVNWGVRTGRTRVLKKVSEQSTAELRGLYSDDETVYAGRMTARPGSIEPLTLHVAVVGLAVIIGWLLLEGIVWIEDALWGQPDSLWTAPGEEGTTLLGYVPLFPLAMIGGVIIQVVLDRTGNTSLLDHEMMKRIQGLALDILIVAALATISLTVIAEFWQTFLILSVAGVAFCTFMLLYFTPRIVPEFWLERGIADFGQSMGVTATGLALLRVADPDDESPALEAFGYKQLAFEPFFGGGLITAISIPVMYATGSVYIVLIPMAVLFIVAISAGMIYHRGVRAGRWTDPAAEMGPAKS comes from the coding sequence ATGAGTCCCCAGTCCATCGGGTTCGCGATCGTACTGCTGGCGGCGATCATGCTGCTCGGCAAGTACCTTCGCGTGAAGGTCCCGTTCATCCAGAAGCTCCTGCTTCCCAGCTGCATCATCGCCGGGTTCCTCGGACTGATCCTCGGCCCGGAGGTCATCGGGAGGCTCGCGGAGCCGCTGGGCATCGAGTGGCTGGCCGACGGCGGAATGTTCACCGCGGACATCTTCGACGTCTGGGGCGAGATGCCCGGCCTGCTGATCTCGGTGGTCTTCGCCACACTCTTCCTCGGTTCCCGGATCCCCTCTCCCAAGCGCGTCGCCAAGCTTGCCGGCCCGCAGCTGTCGATCGGTGTGGCCTACGGCTCCGGCCAGTATGTGGTCGGGCTCCTCCTCGCCCTGTTGGTGCTCGCCCCGCTGTTCGGCATCGACCCGATGATGGGGGCGCTGATCGAGATCGCCTTCGAGGGCGGTCACGGCACCGCCGGCGGCATGCGGCCGGCGTTCGAGGACATGGGCATCCCGGAGGCCGCGGACCTCGCCCTGGCGATGGCCACCGTCGGCCTGGTCTCGGCGATCGTCATCGGCGTCGCAGTGGTGAACTGGGGTGTGCGCACGGGTCGCACCCGTGTGCTGAAGAAGGTCTCGGAGCAGTCCACCGCCGAGCTGCGCGGCCTCTACTCCGATGACGAGACCGTCTACGCCGGTCGCATGACGGCCCGCCCCGGCTCCATCGAGCCGCTGACCCTGCACGTCGCCGTCGTCGGCCTCGCCGTGATCATCGGCTGGCTGCTGCTGGAGGGGATCGTATGGATCGAGGACGCCCTGTGGGGCCAGCCCGACTCGCTGTGGACCGCTCCCGGGGAGGAGGGCACCACCCTGCTGGGCTACGTACCGCTGTTCCCGCTGGCCATGATCGGTGGAGTGATCATCCAGGTGGTGCTCGACCGCACCGGCAACACCAGCCTGCTGGACCACGAGATGATGAAGCGCATCCAGGGGCTCGCCCTGGACATCCTGATCGTCGCCGCGCTCGCCACGATCTCGCTGACGGTGATCGCCGAGTTCTGGCAGACCTTCTTGATCCTCTCCGTGGCAGGGGTCGCGTTCTGCACCTTCATGCTGCTCTACTTCACCCCGCGGATCGTCCCGGAGTTCTGGCTGGAGCGCGGCATCGCCGACTTCGGCCAGTCCATGGGCGTGACCGCCACCGGTCTGGCGCTGTTGCGCGTGGCCGATCCGGATGACGAGTCCCCCGCGCTGGAGGCCTTCGGCTACAAGCAGCTGGCCTTCGAGCCGTTCTTCGGCGGAGGGCTGATCACGGCGATCTCCATCCCGGTCATGTATGCCACGGGCAGCGTCTACATCGTGCTGATCCCCATGGCGGTGCTGTTCATCGTGGCGATCTCCGCCGGCATGATCTACCACCGCGGCGTCCGGGCGGGACGGTGGACGGACCCCGCGGCCGAGATGGGTCCGGCGAAGAGCTGA
- a CDS encoding DUF368 domain-containing protein: MPISSPAGESSEHTSAGQPTAEGSDVAGTPEQRRTTVVGDLVRGALIGTVETVPGVSGGTVALVVGIYTQLIESASHVVSAGRRLITGPERLVGMRHHLTAVRWKLVIPVLIGMALAVFTIAGPMADAVENHPEATRAAFFGMVLASIAVPLRMALHVPDAQGTGKGRTWSLRALSWRHLAAGLVAAGATFWLVSVPPAAVEATPVTIVPAAAVAVSALLLPGLSGSFLLLTFGLYEPTLRAVEERDLGYLALFAAGMVIGVIVLVKLLQWLLEHRHRITMVVLAGVMLGALRTLWPWQDEDRGLRAASGDLLPILGLAAAGFAVVTVLVILDARMVAKQERQGQGV, from the coding sequence ATGCCCATCTCATCTCCCGCCGGAGAGTCCTCTGAGCACACCTCTGCAGGTCAGCCCACCGCCGAGGGTTCCGACGTCGCCGGCACCCCCGAGCAGCGCCGCACCACCGTGGTCGGAGACCTCGTGCGCGGCGCGCTCATCGGCACGGTGGAGACCGTTCCCGGAGTCTCGGGCGGCACCGTCGCGCTCGTCGTCGGGATCTACACCCAGTTGATCGAATCCGCCTCGCATGTCGTCTCGGCGGGCCGCAGGCTGATCACCGGGCCCGAGCGGCTGGTCGGCATGCGCCATCACCTCACCGCAGTGCGCTGGAAGCTGGTGATCCCGGTGCTGATCGGCATGGCGCTGGCCGTGTTCACCATCGCCGGCCCCATGGCCGACGCGGTGGAGAACCACCCGGAGGCCACCCGTGCCGCGTTCTTCGGCATGGTGCTGGCCTCCATCGCCGTGCCGCTGCGCATGGCCCTGCACGTCCCCGACGCCCAAGGGACCGGAAAGGGACGCACCTGGAGCCTGCGTGCGCTGAGCTGGCGTCACCTGGCCGCCGGACTGGTGGCCGCAGGGGCCACCTTCTGGCTGGTCTCCGTGCCGCCCGCCGCCGTGGAGGCGACTCCGGTGACCATCGTCCCCGCCGCCGCCGTCGCCGTGTCCGCGCTGCTGCTGCCTGGTCTCTCGGGCTCCTTCCTGCTGCTGACCTTTGGGCTCTACGAACCGACGCTGCGCGCGGTGGAGGAGCGGGACCTGGGCTACCTTGCGCTCTTCGCCGCGGGGATGGTGATCGGGGTGATCGTCCTGGTGAAGCTGCTGCAGTGGCTGCTGGAGCACCGCCACAGGATCACCATGGTGGTCCTGGCCGGGGTGATGCTCGGGGCGCTGCGCACCCTGTGGCCTTGGCAGGACGAGGACCGCGGGCTGCGCGCGGCGTCCGGGGACCTTCTGCCGATCCTCGGGCTGGCGGCGGCCGGGTTCGCGGTGGTCACGGTGCTGGTGATCCTGGATGCCCGGATGGTCGCGAAGCAGGAGCGGCAGGGGCAGGGCGTCTGA
- the gcvP gene encoding aminomethyl-transferring glycine dehydrogenase — protein MTSSTSSSTFGPTTDDGAQPAFSVPAGFASRHIGPTSEAAATMLAALGHDSLAELVDAAVPGSIRQSAPLDLPAALSEAEALEALRGYARRNTVMTQMIGQGFSGTHTPQVILRNVLENPGWYTAYTPYQPEISQGRLEALLNFQTMVADLTGLDIANASLLDEASAVAEAILLMRRANKKKAQGTVVLDADIFPQTRQVVAGRAKAVGIDVQIVDLATEGLPEGELCGVVLQQPGDSGAVVDHSALISEAKERGAMVTVAADLLSLTLITPPGEQGADIAVGSSQRFGVPLFFGGPHAAYMAVRSGLQRQLPGRLVGVSHDAEGRPAYRLALQTREQHIRREKATSNICTAQALLAVAASMYGVYHGPEGLTRIAERVHGHACALAAGLKAGRRRLVSESFFDTVQVRLDLDAEAEHILFAAEEGGINLRRVDETTVGISVDETTTAEHVDAVLRAFGAPFEASEGTPAGSAADSRDDRTAFPESLRRTSEFMTHPIFHEVRSETQMMRYLRKLADRDLALDRTMIPLGSCTMKLNAATEMEAISWPEFAGIHPYAPAEQAAGWRALIEDLEAKLTAVTGYAAVSIQPNAGSQGEYAGLLAIHQYHLAHGDADRDICLIPASAHGTNASSAVLAGLQVAVVATAEDGTIEMADLQAKTAQYPDRIAAIMLTYPSTHGVYEAEVREVCRIVHEAGGQVYVDGANLNALVGLAQPGEFGGDVSHLNLHKTFCIPHGGGGPGVGPVAVAEHLKPFLPSTAVGGAGENGAGTDAVSRGGAPVTSTPYGSAGVLPISWAYLAMMGAEGLTSATAHALLGANYIARRLSGHFPTLYTGEGGLVAHECILDLRELTKLSGITAEDVCKRLIDYGFHAPTLAFPVNGTLMVEPTESEDLVEIDRFIEAMIAVRAEIQQVIDGELEAADSPLRHAPHPAAVVASDEWDRAYSRQQGAFPVSGVLQDKYFPPVSRIDGAHGDRNLVCSCPPPEAFEIR, from the coding sequence ATGACGAGCAGCACCTCCAGCAGCACCTTCGGTCCCACCACCGACGACGGCGCCCAGCCCGCCTTCTCCGTGCCCGCCGGCTTCGCCTCCCGGCACATCGGCCCCACCTCCGAGGCGGCGGCCACCATGCTGGCAGCTCTGGGTCACGATTCGCTGGCCGAGCTGGTCGACGCCGCCGTCCCCGGCTCCATCCGGCAGTCCGCGCCCCTGGATCTGCCCGCCGCGCTCTCTGAGGCGGAGGCCCTGGAGGCGCTGCGCGGCTATGCCCGCCGCAACACCGTGATGACGCAGATGATCGGGCAGGGCTTCTCCGGTACGCACACCCCGCAGGTGATCCTGCGCAACGTGCTCGAGAACCCCGGCTGGTACACCGCGTACACGCCGTACCAGCCGGAGATCTCCCAGGGCCGGCTGGAGGCGCTGCTGAACTTCCAGACCATGGTCGCCGACCTCACCGGACTGGACATCGCCAACGCCTCACTGCTGGACGAGGCCTCTGCGGTGGCCGAGGCGATCCTGCTCATGCGCCGCGCCAACAAGAAGAAGGCCCAGGGCACCGTAGTGCTCGATGCCGACATCTTCCCGCAGACCCGCCAGGTCGTCGCGGGTCGCGCGAAGGCCGTCGGGATCGACGTGCAGATCGTCGACCTCGCCACCGAGGGTCTGCCGGAGGGTGAGCTGTGCGGCGTGGTGCTGCAGCAGCCGGGGGACTCCGGCGCCGTGGTCGACCACTCGGCACTGATCAGCGAGGCCAAAGAGCGTGGAGCGATGGTCACCGTCGCCGCCGACCTGCTGTCCCTGACGCTGATCACCCCGCCGGGGGAACAGGGTGCGGACATCGCGGTGGGCAGCTCCCAGCGCTTCGGGGTGCCGCTGTTCTTCGGTGGACCGCACGCCGCCTACATGGCGGTGCGCTCAGGGCTGCAGCGGCAGCTTCCCGGGCGTCTGGTGGGGGTTTCCCATGACGCCGAGGGCCGCCCCGCCTACCGGCTCGCTCTGCAGACCCGCGAGCAGCACATCCGCCGCGAGAAGGCCACCTCCAACATCTGCACCGCCCAGGCGCTGCTGGCCGTGGCCGCCTCCATGTACGGCGTCTACCACGGCCCGGAGGGCCTCACGCGCATCGCTGAACGTGTTCACGGCCACGCGTGCGCCCTGGCCGCCGGGCTGAAGGCCGGCCGACGTCGACTGGTCAGCGAGTCCTTCTTCGACACCGTCCAGGTGCGGCTGGACCTCGACGCCGAGGCCGAGCACATCCTGTTCGCCGCCGAGGAGGGCGGGATCAACCTGCGCCGGGTGGACGAGACCACCGTGGGCATCAGCGTGGACGAGACCACGACCGCCGAGCACGTGGACGCGGTGCTGCGGGCCTTCGGTGCCCCGTTTGAAGCCTCGGAAGGCACGCCGGCCGGCTCTGCGGCTGACTCAAGGGACGATCGCACGGCCTTCCCCGAGTCCCTGCGCCGCACCAGCGAGTTCATGACCCATCCGATCTTCCACGAGGTCCGCTCCGAGACCCAGATGATGCGGTATCTGCGAAAGCTCGCCGATCGGGATCTGGCCCTGGACCGCACCATGATTCCGCTGGGCTCGTGCACCATGAAGCTCAACGCCGCCACGGAGATGGAGGCCATCTCCTGGCCGGAGTTCGCCGGCATCCACCCGTACGCGCCGGCCGAGCAGGCCGCCGGCTGGCGGGCGCTCATCGAGGACCTCGAGGCGAAGCTGACCGCTGTGACCGGCTATGCGGCCGTCTCCATCCAGCCCAATGCCGGCTCCCAGGGGGAGTACGCCGGGCTGCTGGCCATCCACCAGTACCACCTGGCCCATGGCGACGCCGACCGGGACATCTGTCTGATTCCGGCCTCCGCCCACGGCACCAACGCCTCGTCGGCCGTGCTGGCCGGCCTGCAGGTCGCCGTGGTCGCCACTGCCGAGGACGGCACCATCGAGATGGCGGACCTGCAGGCCAAGACCGCCCAGTATCCGGACCGTATCGCCGCGATCATGCTCACCTACCCCTCCACCCATGGCGTCTACGAGGCCGAGGTCCGGGAGGTCTGCCGCATCGTCCATGAGGCGGGAGGCCAGGTGTACGTGGACGGCGCCAACCTCAACGCGCTGGTGGGTCTGGCCCAGCCGGGTGAGTTCGGCGGTGACGTCAGCCACCTGAACCTGCACAAGACCTTCTGCATCCCCCATGGGGGCGGGGGCCCCGGCGTCGGTCCGGTGGCCGTGGCCGAACACCTGAAGCCCTTCCTGCCCAGCACCGCAGTGGGCGGCGCGGGGGAGAACGGCGCGGGCACCGACGCCGTCTCCCGTGGGGGTGCTCCGGTGACCTCCACCCCCTACGGCTCGGCTGGGGTGCTGCCCATCTCCTGGGCCTACCTGGCGATGATGGGGGCCGAGGGCCTGACCAGCGCCACCGCTCACGCGCTGCTGGGCGCCAACTACATCGCTCGGCGACTGTCGGGGCACTTCCCCACCCTCTACACGGGCGAGGGCGGGCTGGTGGCCCATGAGTGCATCCTGGACCTGCGCGAGCTCACCAAGCTCTCCGGGATCACGGCTGAGGATGTCTGCAAGCGGCTCATCGATTACGGCTTCCACGCGCCGACACTGGCCTTCCCCGTCAACGGGACCCTGATGGTCGAGCCCACCGAGTCTGAGGATCTGGTTGAGATCGACCGGTTCATCGAGGCGATGATCGCCGTCCGGGCCGAGATCCAACAGGTCATCGATGGCGAGCTGGAGGCTGCGGACTCACCGTTGCGGCACGCACCCCACCCGGCCGCCGTCGTCGCCTCGGATGAGTGGGACCGCGCCTACTCCCGGCAGCAAGGCGCCTTCCCGGTCTCCGGAGTGCTGCAGGACAAGTACTTCCCGCCGGTGAGCCGCATCGACGGCGCCCACGGGGACCGCAACCTGGTGTGCAGCTGCCCGCCGCCGGAGGCCTTCGAGATCCGCTGA